A region from the Gemmatimonadota bacterium genome encodes:
- a CDS encoding adenylate/guanylate cyclase domain-containing protein has product MWSRLSPTTQRTLLRIVPFGVIWLLLAQVFLISDYAATGSFSDVPDTAIQLTPAIYVFASLAVASVGLLVGAMELLFLNRRFTERSLGVKLIGKTAFYGVFLAAVIGVTFPIAAAMEMQTGLTDPRVWERFKAFAISKTSLGTGVQLTASLVASLFYAEISEHLGPHVLTNFLTGRYHTPKEERRVFLFSDMKSSTQIAERLGHARYFDLLRAYYQALAEAIVQTGGQVYQYIGDEVVVSWPEAIGVRDGNCIRCVLQMQRDLGRRAGWFQARFGVAPEFKAGLQTGPVTTGEIGALKKEIVFTGDVLNQTARIQGQCGARGVDVLVGDALASRLAGVEGVEFRSLGEQVLRGKDQPVELFALAREG; this is encoded by the coding sequence ATGTGGTCACGACTCTCCCCCACGACGCAGCGCACGCTGCTCCGCATCGTACCGTTCGGGGTGATCTGGCTCCTGCTGGCGCAGGTGTTTCTGATCTCGGACTATGCCGCGACCGGCAGCTTCTCCGACGTTCCGGACACGGCCATCCAGTTGACTCCGGCCATCTACGTCTTCGCGTCCCTGGCCGTCGCGTCCGTCGGCCTGCTGGTCGGTGCGATGGAGCTGCTCTTTCTGAATCGTCGCTTCACCGAGCGGAGCCTGGGCGTGAAGCTGATCGGAAAGACCGCGTTCTACGGCGTGTTCCTGGCGGCGGTCATCGGCGTGACGTTTCCCATCGCGGCTGCGATGGAGATGCAGACCGGTCTGACGGATCCCCGCGTATGGGAACGATTCAAGGCCTTTGCCATCAGCAAGACCAGCCTCGGGACGGGCGTGCAGCTGACCGCGTCCCTGGTGGCCTCGCTCTTCTATGCGGAGATCAGCGAGCACCTCGGACCGCACGTGCTGACCAACTTCCTCACTGGGCGCTACCACACGCCCAAGGAGGAGCGCCGCGTCTTTCTGTTCTCCGACATGAAGTCGTCGACGCAGATCGCGGAGCGACTCGGGCACGCGCGCTACTTCGACCTGCTGCGGGCCTACTACCAGGCGTTGGCCGAAGCGATCGTACAGACTGGCGGACAGGTGTACCAGTACATCGGCGACGAGGTCGTGGTCTCCTGGCCCGAGGCGATCGGAGTGCGGGACGGCAACTGCATCCGTTGCGTGCTCCAGATGCAACGCGATCTGGGACGGCGAGCCGGCTGGTTCCAGGCCCGCTTCGGTGTCGCTCCGGAGTTCAAGGCCGGGCTGCAGACGGGACCCGTGACCACCGGTGAGATCGGGGCCCTCAAGAAGGAGATCGTCTTCACGGGCGACGTGCTGAACCAGACGGCACGGATTCAGGGACAATGCGGAGCGCGGGGAGTGGACGTGTTGGTGGGCGATGCCCTGGCCTCCCGGCTCGCGGGGGTGGAAGGCGTGGAGTTCCGGTCGCTGGGGGAGCAGGTGCTGCGGGGAAAGGACCAACCCGTGGAGTTGTTCGCGTTGGCGAGGGAGGGATGA
- a CDS encoding DUF6524 family protein — protein sequence MNWTGILLRLIAAAALVHLTYNPEGVSFYHWAVAPLFQSPLPEGYPSALMFLSGVLILIAWAVFVQATRRSLGIKGAILVVALGIGLVWLLVEWGVLSTEGAPAVTHLALGVISLLLGVGLSWSLLSRQITGQVDIDESN from the coding sequence GTGAACTGGACGGGAATCTTGCTGCGGCTGATCGCCGCCGCTGCCTTGGTGCACCTGACCTACAACCCCGAGGGGGTCTCGTTCTACCACTGGGCCGTGGCGCCCCTCTTCCAGAGCCCCCTGCCGGAGGGCTATCCCAGCGCCCTCATGTTTCTGAGCGGGGTGCTCATACTGATCGCTTGGGCGGTCTTCGTGCAGGCTACGCGGCGCTCTCTGGGCATCAAGGGGGCCATCCTGGTGGTGGCGCTGGGGATCGGGTTGGTCTGGCTGCTGGTGGAGTGGGGAGTGCTCTCGACCGAGGGAGCGCCCGCCGTCACGCACCTGGCGCTGGGAGTGATCTCGCTGCTGCTCGGCGTGGGCCTCAGCTGGTCGCTCCTCAGCCGGCAGATCACCGGCCAGGTCGACATCGACGAGAGCAACTGA
- a CDS encoding methyltransferase domain-containing protein, protein MMGDELEEVRAFWNRIAADWQIQVGHDGDQNRRLNSDPVLWELVGDVSGLDVLDAGCGTGYLTRELARRGARVVGVDVSERMIEIAKSSAPELDVRVDSVTALDTLDDERFDRVVSNYVLMDVPALRDTLGAFYRVLRPGGAAVLVFSHPCFPQGMRTEDPEGRVAYVWAQPYFEPHKVVEPPWGHFTSDFIWFHRPLSDYWKAFRTAGFVVTHFEEPRLTPDRYALARSARELERARTRPYSVAFRLEK, encoded by the coding sequence ATGATGGGCGACGAGCTCGAGGAAGTGCGGGCGTTCTGGAACCGGATCGCGGCGGATTGGCAGATCCAGGTGGGGCACGACGGCGATCAGAACCGGCGACTCAACTCGGATCCGGTGCTCTGGGAGCTCGTGGGAGACGTGAGCGGACTCGATGTCCTCGATGCGGGATGCGGCACCGGCTACCTCACCCGGGAGTTGGCTCGCCGAGGGGCTCGGGTGGTGGGCGTCGACGTGTCCGAGAGGATGATCGAGATCGCCAAGTCGTCGGCTCCCGAACTCGACGTTCGTGTCGACTCGGTGACCGCGCTCGACACCCTGGACGACGAGCGGTTCGATCGGGTGGTCTCCAACTACGTCTTGATGGACGTGCCGGCCCTTCGCGACACGCTGGGGGCTTTCTACCGCGTCCTCCGGCCGGGTGGCGCGGCGGTTCTCGTCTTTTCGCATCCCTGCTTTCCCCAGGGGATGCGCACCGAGGATCCCGAGGGGCGCGTCGCATACGTCTGGGCGCAACCCTACTTCGAACCCCACAAGGTCGTGGAGCCACCCTGGGGGCACTTCACGTCGGACTTCATCTGGTTCCATCGACCCCTGTCGGACTATTGGAAGGCGTTCCGCACCGCGGGCTTCGTGGTCACGCACTTCGAGGAGCCGCGTCTCACTCCTGACCGGTATGCGCTGGCCCGGTCGGCGCGCGAGCTCGAGCGGGCCAGGACGCGGCCCTACTCGGTGGCGTTCAGGCTGGAGAAGTAG